A section of the Malus sylvestris chromosome 17, drMalSylv7.2, whole genome shotgun sequence genome encodes:
- the LOC126610768 gene encoding ribulose bisphosphate carboxylase small subunit, chloroplastic, which produces MASSMISSGTVATVSAPAQARMVAPFTGLKSSSAFPVTRKSNDITSIASNGGRVQCMQVWPPLGLKKFETLSYLPPLSTESLAKEVDYLLRKNWVPCLEFELEHGFVYRENHRSPGYYDGRYWTMWKLPMFGCTDSSQVLKELEEAKKAYPQSFIRIIGFDNVRQVQCISFIAYKPPGV; this is translated from the exons atggCTTCCTCCATGATTTCCTCCGGTACCGTGGCTACAGTTTCCGCCCCCGCTCAAGCCAGAATGGTTGCTCCATTCACCGGCCTCAAGTCCTCCTCAGCTTTCCCTGTCACCAGAAAAAGCAATGACATTACCTCTATTGCAAGCAATGGAGGAAGAGTGCAATGCATGCAG GTGTGGCCTCCACTTGGACTGAAGAAGTTCGAGACCCTCTCTTACCTTCCTCCCCTTTCTACCGAGTCCTTGGCCAAGGAAGTTGACTACCTCCTCCGCAAAAACTGGGTTCCCTGCTTGGAATTTGAGTTGGAG CATGGATTCGTGTACCGTGAGAACCACAGATCCCCAGGATACTATGATGGAAGGTACTGGACAATGTGGAAGCTGCCCATGTTCGGATGCACCGACTCTTCCCAGGTGTTGAAAGAGCTGGAAGAGGCCAAGAAGGCCTACCCCCAATCCTTCATCCGTATCATCGGATTCGACAATGTCCGTCAAGTGCAGTGCATCAGTTTCATCGCTTACAAGCCTCCAGGCGTCTAA